In the Primulina eburnea isolate SZY01 chromosome 15, ASM2296580v1, whole genome shotgun sequence genome, atgagtcttgagggGTCGGTGCTTGGCCCgtataatcgagtctagaagaataagcattgggtgttcagaattttcgtaagttcgcgatcacagtgggtacacgaacccgtacacggaccctgacacggggtccgtgcctttgttattccttcagtgtcaattttgtgagacagcacggacccttacacggatgagggcacggggtccgtgcctttgggtttcacttagtgtctttttccagtatctacacggacccttacccggaccctgacacggggtccgtgcctttgctttcctttcaatgtcttcttccagagcctacacggacccccatccggacccgagcacggggtccgtgccccttccgtttcccgacacactctaggcagtatgtacacggaccctatcccggacccaagcacggggtccgtgtacccttgtttttgggaaatatttgtaagttcattttaagtttgatgttatgggttagtgcaaggattattaagggcgtgtcgtggcaaatcgtagaaggtcctaaggtatgattgagcttgagagtaagcatgtgttttctatgtctaagcaatgcaagttaagtatgaaattcacgttagtaagttgcagcaacggccccagtcgaagtccaacgaatccctcaacgccaagtaagtatgtatgacgtgcagagaaaatatgtttaagtttttgaggtatgctatttgacttgtgaccaaattatgaatgggtttggaagtcggtgaacgtggccgaggacctctccgccccgttaaattatgaacgggttagatcgtggttggaaagcgttaaattatgaacggggaccaaccagcccgttaaattatgaacggggatctcatgtatgcgacagtggatacgtccctgtcagcccagtactgtggtatgtctaatcaggcgtttattatgtatgggtcacttgctttgaaacatcctctacgcaaaatgatgaagttatgtatgttctagtatgcagtatgtttatgaaagtttatgttgatggcacgtctagttatgtacgtatgtatgttcaaggttattatgcaagctcaagtttcaagttatgtaagtcctattttaaagttgcatgcgattttattacgtattactcgttatttccagtttatacgtgttgagtctttagactcactagacttgatcgatgcaggtgactatgttgaggagacaggaggtggtgaccaaggggcaggcttggactgagtggcaggctagacccgaggaccgcaatgtttacgtTTTATGCGAAGTTTAGaattactctgatttttaaatatctggatgcgaaatattttgagacagtttcttttagcaaaatttttattggtgacgAATGATTGTGAGATCTATTTTTaagaatgttgagtgacgaccgtatgaatgtttacattcaagaaaatttgtaattttttcgcaaatgttgagtatgaaaagtacggttcgttacatcgACCTCGAGCTAAAGGAATCTCATCAGCAGGAATTTCTCCACCTCCTTCCATTCTATACGATAAAACACCAATACAATTAGAATGGAAGtaaacaaatcatataatcacaTAAACATTCTGTCAAGTAGCATACACATGCGCAACAACCATTTTAGTGCCAAGACTCGAGTGTCCTAGACTCTAGTTCGAGCGTATCCCAgtttacgctctgataccaagatGTGAGGCCCATTTACTCTAACGACATTAATGATCAAACAATAATGGTTTGATGTAAAACTGCAGCGGAAAAAggtttaaaatactttaaaacggacctcagggcctagaaaaatttcggcatgacctccccgtaaatAGAACATCCCGAAAACTCAAACAAcagtttatatcaaaatatactccaactagagtcattaaaacaacaaccaaaatcaacaacctatagccgcactggccaggactaaacaGAATTTAAAACTTACCAAATACTCACCAGATCAAGAATATCACAGAGTCGCCTTAGAACATAACCAGAACAACCAAATATCAATACAGAtacacggggcatctccccgACAAATAACGTACAATACAAGCCTAAAcaaactcaagacatacatGTAAACTAACTGGGAGACTCCACTGAACAGAACCAAGCAATCCAACCTCAATCCCGAGCTCCACTGCCGGAACCTCGGCCTGATGCTGCAAAACGACTCGGAAGATCTACCATGGTGTCCAATAACAACCACAGCAGCCCCCCCAGTAAACAACTGAGGTTAGGATTCTGGTATGAAACAgttcaacaataacaacaataaacataaatcatgcataatcatataataaaatgtGATATGAAATGCATGAAAGGCTCAACGAATAACCGGGATAACAGGAGCCAACAAACGGTACGATAACAACTGGaataatgctcgagcaacaACACAGGGGAGCTACATCGTCATGCAGCTAAACCGCCCTGCCAAGTATGCGAGGTATGCCAAGCTGTGCTAAATAACACCCCTGACTCGGCCTCCATACAGCTGATATGCTATAACAGGATGGCACAACAGAACGAACTAGATGACACAATCCCAGCGCTCACCTCAAAAGGCTGCACTAACCATGGAATTGTTCAATCACATCTACAGTATCATGTGTATAGGCCTATCAGCCACACAATGATCCCGAGATAAACAACAGTGCCAGATAACAACGGATATCAACAATGGGCTAACAAGAACGATAGGCTCAACATGAATGTCATAACTGTATGCCTGATGCTAAATGCCAATAATATGTCATAATAAATAAACATAGATCACAATGAAGGCATTTAACAATATACAACAGTCAACAAGTCATAAACACGATCCATGTAACACAGAATgaaaattaaacataatttatgttttaccgTCGTATGTTACCGAGCTGTAACATACCTATACCAACTTGACAATCCAATAACAACTTCACTTCAATACCCTTGGCCTAAACAAAGCAAGAATAAACCGATCATGAACTACATTCCATACCAATGTCCAATTTTGGCACAAAAGAGCATAAAATTCGTATCTCGCTCAATATTAACTCAAATCAATATCCGCCAATTGGAAATGAAAGATAACTCAAATATCTAAGTTTCTCCAGTTAAAACCATCTTCAGAATCTCAGAAAATTATTCTCAGAATTTCCAATAACACTCTGTTACTTACGAATTCGCGGACAGAATCTCACACACTGAGCAGTTCCAGAAAAACGGGCATAACTTGCTCAATTCTTAATGGAATTTAACGAATTTTATATCATTACGAAGATAACACATAGCTCTACAACGTTCTTTTGAATCACAAGTCCAGAATCCGAGCGCATAATTGACAAAAACTCGAATTACAGTAGGTGTCCTGCACAGCACCATTTCAGAATTCGATTTGACACATTTTGgtagaaaaatcatatcaaatccgtTTCGTATCCAAATTCGATGATTCCAGTGGCTATAGAAAGCTAACAAAGAGAGATACAACTTCTTTATAAGTCATTTCTACAAATTCAAAATACAAAAGTCGCAGCAACCCAAATATTCTCACCCAAAATCGGAAGGATTCTCGCAGAAACAGGGCACCCGAACAGAAGCTTAGATCTACCTGAATCCTTGCTCAAACTTCGCGATTTCTGACTTGAATCGAAGCCTAGGATGTTAGGAAGACACCCCTTCAGACCGATTGAGATTTGGACGCCGGACGGAGGAGATATCGCAACTTTCCCACAGCTGCTACATGAGTTGCGAGAATGGGGTTGAGGGAAATGGGTTTTCTTCTTCTCTCTTCTTTTTCCTTCTTTTGAAAGTAAGttgtgtgtgtatgtatatgtatatatatatattgtatttggtTACTAAAATAGTAACTCAAGCCCATTTATCCCGGTCTGTATTTATTTTGCTCTCGTGTGTTATTTttcaaatacatatttttaacacacttcttgaatttatttggcataaataattattttaatttacaactcaATAAGTATTCTAATTATGCCAAAAATTACCGGATAATAAATTACAGGAccttacaaaatacgacccgtgagattgtctcatacaaatttttgtatatatatatacatatgccCAAAAATGTTATATAAATGTATTAGATACTTAATCATATATTTACtatatgttgcatgtttatacagtcttttatttatttttaaatatttgaattataaccaattttatactttgtttgatttatattataaaatagaGGTGTTACATAGTTGTGAAATTTTACTTTGATGATGGGTATAACAGTAAGGAAACATTTTCATGTTATTGCAATCTTTAAAATAGATTTTGTGCGTCATGCTTGACTGAATAACCGATTCTTGACATCATCTTGGTATTTGAGTAGGTTTTTTAGTAGACAgtatcacgaatttttatccgTGAGATAGATTAATTGATCCAgaatcataataaaaagtaatacttttgccataaaaagtgatacttttcaTGAGTTGGATCGGGTTGGAGATcctctcacaaaattgatctgtGAGACAGTTTCAAAGAGTTTTTGTGCTCGGTATTATTATTTGATTATTTCTACACTTTATGAAGTCAATTGATTTGAtacaaatacaattttttttcttctacattgacataaaaattaattactcgaaaaaattgatatattttgCAAGTGTGCAATGATTACTATTTTCTATTTAGCtcttttttttgtttgatttgtggattaaattttcttgagattaattgttttttttcaaaaaaaatttaattgaatCGTACTTCTTTAAGCAGAAATCtaacatttttttttgtgttttaaaACTTAATATAACTAAAAAATGACTAGGTCCCCGTCCATCGACATGGACGGAGCCATGTGTTGCTTCGGGTGACTTGTTTTTTCCGATATTTAttgtacataaaaaaaaatttattttccgaTAGTCCGGATGTTGTATTTGTCAATATTAGCTCaatcataatttaaaaaaatttagtccaGGTATTGCGGCCGGCCGATCCTGCAGACCTTACATATAATTAGTAGGGCAAAAGTCCTAATATTTGAGTTACCATTCTTTATCTTTTTAccatttgtttttaaaaaaattgaaccaGATGATACGATGGAAACTTGGCATGGGTCCGATCTGACTAAACCCAAAAAACCATTTGTCTCGTTTGACTGGTCAAAACCAATGGGGCCGGTCAACTAGtttacaattatatatatatatatatacacattatAATTTGGAATTTGGATttcatataaaatattattttagtagTATTAGagtatttaattttttgttttaaaaataaatataagtaTAGCTGATATTTGAAtaactatatatatttatttaatttttaaactttgttatatatatatatatatatatatatatatatatatatatatatacaatttttggatttttaaaagttaaaatatattatttattatattttttaatattttgtctaatataataatattctgGTTCGACCATCTAACTTAATCAATCtaggtaaaaatttatgtgaaacGGTTTCacaggtcatatttgtgagatggatcttttatttgagtcattctttgaaaaatattactttttatgctaagagtattattttttattgtgaatatgggtatggttgacacgtctcacagattaagatccgtgagacggtcacaCATTAGACCCACTCATCAATGTAACTAGTtagaattttcttaaataaattagTTCGATCATCGAtctgattaaaaaaataatgtttttcctCAATAGTTAATGTGTAAGTTATTTTTATACGTCCAAAACATGACATGCTAgtacacaataaaaataaagtccatcgcaCTCTTGACATAATATTTTCTggtgttattttttttatggaattttttttagattacataaatttaaaactttagaTATTATTTTCTGcgaattttttataattaatcaaaataattattcatgtatataattttatgttatttctaaggcaaaaacttgtgtgagacggtctcacgggttatatTTATAAGATAGTCACTCTACATTTTCATCCATTATAATATAGAAtagataaaattaatataaatagtATGGATTTATAAAATGATCACTCgcatgtataattttttttaggataatattaattctttttatatttttataattattaattatgattaaatctaaaaataatttatcattagATTTTTATAAATTCACAGTATATACAAGAATATAGAAATATGGTGAAAAGTGAGAATATGGTCAAATAATTGGTCTAGGAATTAAtgcttaaaaatataatataaacaatctatATATAAAGAAATTTATTCAAGGATAAAataattagtagcacaagatttTCTCAATCAATATACCATAAAATCAGAGAATATCCTTATTTGAATAATTTAAtaccaaaattatattttctttgttaaattatttttattttattttatttattttttttatatattatatgggtATTTAATTAGtcaatttgtttattttttttaaaataacaataataataataataataataatcaataatttaattaatttcttataaatatgCTGGAAGTATAAATTAGTTCATCGTTCCCCACAAGGAACTAACATTCGACGCCATTTCTCCCGTTCGAGCAATTTCTGTGTATACGAAGTGATCCTTGCTGTTGATTCACTGTCCTAAATGGAGCCGGAAGCCATAGTTGATGAAGCCACCGGTAGCAATAGCGTTCCTTTGCTTCCGAGGATAATTTCAGATGTCCGCGGCGGCGGGCGGCGGAGCAGTTCTGCCTCCATGACCGGTGTTCTTGTGTTCAGCACCTTCGTCGCCGTCTTGGGTTCTTTTGTTTTTGGTTCTGCTGTATGTTTTCACTGTATGCATGACCATGTTCAAGTATAGATTACTGTTCTTTTTGTTTTCTTGGCCACTGGTTTTTCAGGCATATCAAAGAGTGGGCTATgactatttaatatatattttaaatatcgtTTATATAAACTTGGcagaatttgaaatttttttacctTTCAACCTGTTGTTGATTGTTGGTGCGCTCTTTTAAAACTAGTGAATTGAATTGGAATGCTTGTGCTATAAATTTGCAGGTGGGATTTTCATCCCCGGCGCAGTCTGGGATTCTTAAGGATCTAGGTCTATCCTTAGCAGAGGTAAATCAATTTTGAAGTTGCCTACACATTTGAAAGATATGGACTTTAGTTGTATAATAAACTTTCACTCTTATATTTTGTTTCTCATGTTTTATACCGGAATTCCAGGACCTCAATAGACAGGTTACCCAATTTGTTGCTGTAACTAATTTCAGATTGTTATCTGTATAGAAATGAGCCAGATATTGTGTCGGTACTTGGTGACCAGTCAGTGTTGCAAGAGGATGTGTTCTGATTTTTTCTTTAGTTGAAACAACAAAGATAAATATGGAAAGAGTTAAAAATTTGATGCAACAGTTTTAAATGCACCAAcaatatgtttattgatgaaatttttttataatggaAAAGCGGTTCAACTTAAGTAGAATCCATTTCCGTGGTGTTTCAAGGTTTTACTACGGTGCCAGTATTGTTTGATTCTCACACCTTCACGTCAAAGGAAGAAAGCACGGGATTAGAGATAGTAACTGATCACTTCCTCACATTTGCATAAGATTGGGTCCAGCTAACTTCAGTATTTTCCCAAGGTTAGCTAGAAACAGTAGCAGCAAGGTTTAATTCATGAGATAACATTAGAAACAGTTTGGCCTTTATTATGTGTGCTGCTCGACAAGTATAAGGAGAGTATGTGCCTGTCTGTTTCATGGTCCAGGATTGGTGGCTTGCTCTCTTGTCACCATCCTTGATAGTCGGCAAAGAACTAACTTTACAGCAATTTTGAAATTACTTGGCTATTTGAACATTAAAACATTCCATTTTACAAATTTATGTTTTCCCATGCTCTTATCCTAGCAGATTAGATCTTATAATGGCTTTGAACTagcttttgtttttcttttgtgGAGCTACCCTTATTCTAAAACATCTTAGAGGCATATTCTTTTGTTATGAAGTTGATGACAACTTGAATGCTCCGGTTTATTCCACTATTTTTGTATTTCAACCCTTCAAATCGCATCATCCAATCTTGAATATCATTGTTGAAGCAGAATAGTAAGTGGTGTTCTGGTGTGCTAAAATGATTATTCCACGCCAGTGAGTGTCAATTGGTGAACAAAGTTAATGTAAGGCAATATTTCATCAAGAAAGCATTTCAAACTTTATATAAATAAGTTCATTTCTGATGATGGTTTAACAGTTATGTTTACAATTCACATTTTTGGCAACATTTATATATGTGTATGTGGTATATTTTACCGACACCATTCATTTAGATTCTGCATCGCAGTATTCATTGTTTGGCTCAATATCAACCATTGGAGCAATGGTTGGTGCAGTGGTTAGTGGGAAGGTAGCAGATCTCTTTGGGAGAAGAGGAGTAAGCTCCTTTGTTTTCCTGATTTGCCTGAATATTACAAAATTTCACCGATGGAAATTATTTGTTTCTCTGGATCATgcaaaattaatgaaataatacAGGCCATGGGCATCGCACTGTTGTTTAACGTTTTTGGATGGCTTGCTATAGTCTTTTCAAAGGTATTTTTGCTCATTGTTTACTCATGTTTTTATCTCTGATGAGTTGGAAATATTCAATTTGCATAAGAATTTATTCGTGGGTGGACTAAGAACTTCATTGGAGTTGGGAGGTGAAGGGAAAGGAAATATACTTACAAGAACTTGTGTAAAGGCTAACATAATGATCTCCATGTGCAAGTCTAAGTAAAGTGCAAGTTTCTTGAGGAAAGTTTATATCATGCTTTTATTCTCATCTAAATACATACTCATACACAATTTCAATTGATTATACATTTGGGTGGGGCAGTGTTTGTATGAGAGAAGAAAGCAGACATTGCTtcacattatttaaaattttactggTGGTACATCGAAAAGCATGTACGAATACTTGTCTACATGCAGGGTCAAATAGTTTTTTTAAGTTTTTCATTGTTGCTGATTACTGCATCCCAACAGAATGCTTTGTGGCTTGACATTGGAAGGTTGTCAACAGGATTTGGAGTCGGAATTATTTCTTATGTGGTACATACGGTTTCATACTCCCAAATTCCCTTCCTTGATTTACCCTTTGAAGGTTTTTTAGAGTTTTTATTATGTTAGGTACCTGTATATATAGCGGAAATAACACCGAAGAATCTCCGTGGAGCATTTACAGCAGTGAACCAGGTAAAATGGAAATCTGCTTCATACTTTCAAGTCAAAATTTTTATAGCTGCTTAGGCTAGTGTGCTTCTGATGCTTCAGTTGATGATATGTTTTGGTGCCTCCATAATGTACCTAGTTGGTAATGTCATAACATGGCGTCTCTTGGCTTTGACAGGTAATTTCCTTTCCATATTCGCTTTCTTAGATATATGTGCAAGGCAGTTGAAGTGATCAGGTTGCATTTTAGGAATTATCCCGTGTGTAATACAGCTTGTGGCCCTACTCTTCATTCCAGAGTCCCCCAGATGGCTGGTAAACTCAGATTGAATATTGTTGAAGTTTGTTAAACTTGAAGATCATGGAATAGGTCTGTTTAGTCATGTTCGAATTTTTCCAGGCTAAGAATGGTCAGTGGGATGGCAGTGAATCATCTTTGGTGCGCTTGCGCGGGATGAGAGCTAACATTCTTGAAGAAGCTGCTGAAATTAGAGTAGCCTCTTCTATTTTTAATGCTTGTAGGATGGTTTTTAAATTTTCCAGCTTATTCTTTTGCTTTGACACACATACAATGTGTTCATGTACTCGTAGGACTATACTGCAACTTTAGAACAATTCAAGGAATCCAGCATAATAGAATTGTTCCAATGGAAATATGCTCACTCACTTGCTGTAAGGTTCCATCTATTTCTTCAAGAGGATTAATGATTTGTTTTATGTGACTTACGCTGTCCAAGTATGTGTTTCATATTCACAGATCGGGGTCGGCCTGATGGTGCTACAACAATTCGGAGGCGTCAATGCAATAGCATACTATGCAAGTTCTATATTTGTGTCAGCTGGTAAAGAACATTTACTCAAAGACGAGTATGAAGAATAATTCTAATCTTTAGCTTATTACAGGTTTGTCAGAAAGAGTGGGCACGACAGCTATGGTTATCATTCAGGTTTCTATGTTCTGTATTTCGTTTTTTGATTGTTGGATTCTATTTCTCCCATTTTATATACTTCCCTTTTGCAGGTTCCAATGACAGTTTTAGGAGTCCTATTGATGGATAAGTCTGGGAGACGTCCACTGCTTTTGGTAACATGATTATATCGCCCTTACCTTCATTTAGCTATTATGACCATCTTCTGAAAGGTTTTCTGTTGCAGGTTTCAGCGGCAGGAACATGCTTGGGTTGTTTCTTGATTGGGCTATCATTCTTCTTACAGGTCTTATCTTCTACCAATCTCTTTCACGCATCATGATGATCTGGATACATGACGTATATTATCCTCCAATTGCAGGACCTTAAACTATGGGAATCCAGTCCCTTGCTATCTCTTGGTGGAGTCTTGGTAATTCATTGCCACTAGTAACTCGAAAACGTGACAACACTTAGAATATTGGCATATCCTATAAAGCATTTCTCATTCCATCGGCTTCAATGAACAAAGACTTGTTTAACTTTTCATCAGATTTTTACTGGATCATTT is a window encoding:
- the LOC140813472 gene encoding sugar transporter ERD6-like 5, whose translation is MEPEAIVDEATGSNSVPLLPRIISDVRGGGRRSSSASMTGVLVFSTFVAVLGSFVFGSAVGFSSPAQSGILKDLGLSLAEYSLFGSISTIGAMVGAVVSGKVADLFGRRGAMGIALLFNVFGWLAIVFSKNALWLDIGRLSTGFGVGIISYVVPVYIAEITPKNLRGAFTAVNQLMICFGASIMYLVGNVITWRLLALTGIIPCVIQLVALLFIPESPRWLAKNGQWDGSESSLVRLRGMRANILEEAAEIRDYTATLEQFKESSIIELFQWKYAHSLAIGVGLMVLQQFGGVNAIAYYASSIFVSAGLSERVGTTAMVIIQVPMTVLGVLLMDKSGRRPLLLVSAAGTCLGCFLIGLSFFLQDLKLWESSPLLSLGGVLIFTGSFSLGMGGIPWVIMSEIFPINVKGVAGSLVAVVSWFGSWIITYSFNFLVQWSFAGTFFIFSAICGFTIIFVIKLVPETKGRTLEEIQASLVSFGLAK